The following proteins are encoded in a genomic region of Flammeovirga pectinis:
- a CDS encoding IS3 family transposase → MLGLNRQIYYRSKRKVKNNNSIASKVVDLVKKIRLKQTKIGTRKLYQLLLPELQLLNVGRDKLFDIMRANRLDIKPKKQYHVTTNSHHRFKKHKNLIEHLEIKRPEQVLVSDITYIGERSNPMYLSLVTDAYSKKIMGLNISDSLNANGAIAALKEAVHNRSYVDLPMIHHSDRGLQYCSHEYQRHLQENKIVCSMTESYDPYQNAVAERINGILKQEFILGIKINDLDLMNKFIRESVYIYNNERPHWSNYMKTPVEMHQQSEIKMRTYKSKNSTESTPDAINI, encoded by the coding sequence TTGCTTGGGTTAAATCGACAAATTTATTATCGTTCGAAAAGGAAAGTAAAAAACAATAATAGTATTGCATCTAAAGTAGTAGACTTAGTGAAAAAAATTCGTTTGAAGCAAACTAAAATAGGGACAAGGAAATTATATCAATTACTTCTTCCTGAATTGCAATTACTAAATGTAGGTCGAGATAAGCTTTTTGATATCATGAGGGCTAATCGACTCGATATCAAGCCTAAAAAACAATATCATGTCACTACAAATTCTCATCACAGGTTTAAAAAGCATAAAAATCTTATTGAACACTTGGAAATAAAAAGACCTGAACAAGTATTAGTTTCTGATATAACTTACATAGGTGAGCGAAGTAACCCAATGTACCTCTCCTTGGTAACAGATGCCTATTCTAAGAAAATAATGGGGTTAAATATATCAGATAGTTTGAATGCAAATGGAGCTATTGCAGCATTAAAAGAAGCAGTACACAATAGAAGCTATGTTGATTTACCAATGATACATCATTCAGATAGAGGACTACAATATTGTAGTCATGAGTATCAACGACATCTTCAGGAAAATAAAATAGTGTGCTCGATGACGGAATCTTACGACCCTTATCAAAATGCGGTAGCAGAAAGAATAAACGGAATTCTTAAGCAAGAATTTATTTTAGGAATAAAAATTAATGATCTCGATTTGATGAATAAATTTATTAGAGAATCTGTATATATTTACAATAATGAAAGGCCTCATTGGAGTAATTATATGAAGACACCTGTTGAGATGCATCAGCAAAGTGAAATAAAAATGAGAACTTATAAAAGTAAAAATAGCACCGAGTCTACACCCGATGCTATCAATATATAG
- the accD gene encoding acetyl-CoA carboxylase, carboxyltransferase subunit beta: MAWFKRKEQGIQTPTSEKKDSPDGLWYKTNQGKIIHMQELRENAYVCPDDEFHVRIGSKEYFEIIFDQNKFEELDTNMTSGNPLNFKDSKTYEDRIAASQKKTGLKDACRTAVGKVNGLDLVVSCMDFSFIGGSMGSVVGEKIARGIDHALANKMPFLMISKSGGARMMEAGFSLMQMAKTSAKLALLDEAGLPYISLLTDPTTGGVTASYAMLGDLNIAEPNALIGFAGPRVIRETIGKDLPKGFQSAEFLQEQGFVDMIVNRRELKRKLTTILKMLQS; the protein is encoded by the coding sequence ATGGCTTGGTTCAAAAGAAAGGAACAGGGGATACAAACCCCTACCAGTGAAAAGAAAGATTCACCAGACGGTCTTTGGTATAAAACAAACCAAGGCAAGATCATACATATGCAGGAGTTACGTGAAAATGCTTACGTATGCCCTGACGATGAATTTCATGTTAGAATTGGTTCAAAAGAATATTTTGAAATCATTTTTGATCAAAATAAATTCGAAGAATTAGATACAAATATGACTTCAGGTAATCCTTTAAATTTTAAGGATAGTAAAACTTATGAAGATCGTATTGCGGCTAGTCAGAAAAAGACTGGTTTAAAAGATGCTTGTAGAACAGCAGTAGGTAAAGTGAATGGCTTAGATTTAGTTGTAAGCTGTATGGACTTTAGCTTTATTGGTGGTTCTATGGGTTCTGTTGTAGGTGAGAAAATTGCTAGAGGAATTGATCATGCATTGGCAAACAAAATGCCTTTCTTAATGATTTCTAAATCTGGTGGTGCACGTATGATGGAAGCAGGTTTCTCATTAATGCAAATGGCAAAAACTTCTGCTAAATTAGCATTACTTGATGAAGCAGGTTTACCTTACATCAGTTTATTAACAGATCCTACTACAGGTGGTGTTACTGCTTCTTATGCTATGCTTGGCGATTTAAATATTGCTGAACCTAATGCATTAATTGGTTTTGCAGGTCCTCGTGTAATTCGTGAAACAATTGGTAAAGATTTACCAAAAGGTTTCCAAAGTGCAGAGTTCTTACAAGAGCAAGGATTTGTTGACATGATTGTTAACAGAAGAGAATTGAAAAGAAAATTAACAACAATTTTGAAGATGCTTCAAAGCTAA
- the fbaA gene encoding class II fructose-bisphosphate aldolase: protein MSFNINDIKPGVITGEDVEKVYQYALEKGFALPAVNCVGSNSVNAVMETAAKLKAPVIIQFSNGGASFYAGKGVKGEGQAAAIAGAIAGAKHVHELAEAYGARVILNTDHCAKKLLPWIDGLLDASEKHFAETGKPLFSSHMIDLSEEPLEENMEISCKYFERMAKIGQTLEIELGITGGEEDGVDNSDVDPSRLYTQPSEVDYSYEKLGAIDHKFLVAAAFGNVHGVYKPGNVKLTPSILDDSQKYIVEKHGTESKKPVKFVFHGGSGSSLEEIREGISYGVIKMNIDTDTQWATWDGIRGYDAKYHDYLQGQIGNPEGADEPNKKYYDPRKWLRVSEESMIARLEQAFSDLNDVNIFDN from the coding sequence ATGTCTTTTAACATTAACGACATTAAACCAGGTGTTATCACTGGTGAGGACGTAGAGAAAGTATATCAGTATGCTCTTGAAAAAGGTTTTGCACTTCCTGCTGTAAACTGTGTTGGTTCTAACTCAGTAAACGCTGTAATGGAAACTGCTGCTAAATTAAAGGCTCCAGTTATTATTCAATTCTCTAACGGTGGTGCTTCATTTTACGCTGGTAAAGGTGTTAAAGGTGAAGGTCAAGCTGCTGCAATCGCTGGTGCAATCGCTGGTGCAAAGCATGTACATGAATTAGCTGAAGCTTATGGTGCTCGTGTAATCTTAAACACTGACCACTGTGCTAAAAAATTACTTCCTTGGATCGACGGTCTTTTAGACGCTTCTGAGAAACATTTTGCTGAAACAGGTAAGCCTTTATTTTCTTCTCACATGATTGACCTTTCTGAGGAGCCATTAGAAGAAAATATGGAAATCTCTTGTAAGTACTTCGAGCGTATGGCTAAAATTGGTCAAACTCTTGAAATCGAATTAGGTATCACTGGTGGTGAAGAAGATGGTGTTGACAACTCTGACGTTGATCCTTCTCGTCTTTACACTCAACCTTCTGAAGTTGATTATTCTTACGAAAAATTAGGTGCTATTGATCACAAATTCTTAGTAGCTGCAGCTTTCGGTAACGTTCACGGTGTTTATAAGCCAGGTAACGTGAAGTTAACTCCTTCTATCTTAGATGATTCTCAAAAATATATCGTTGAGAAGCATGGTACTGAATCTAAAAAACCAGTGAAATTTGTATTCCACGGTGGTTCAGGTTCTTCTTTAGAAGAAATTCGTGAGGGTATCTCTTACGGTGTAATCAAAATGAACATTGACACTGATACTCAATGGGCAACTTGGGATGGTATTCGTGGATACGATGCTAAATACCATGATTACTTACAAGGTCAAATCGGTAACCCAGAAGGTGCTGACGAACCTAACAAAAAATATTACGATCCTCGTAAATGGTTACGTGTATCTGAAGAGTCTATGATCGCTCGTTTAGAGCAAGCATTCTCTGACTTGAATGATGTAAACATCTTCGATAACTAA
- the aroC gene encoding chorismate synthase, whose product MNTFGKAFRITTFGESHGKAIGVTIDGCPAGVQFDLEEIQNELDRRKPGQSKITTQRKEADSVDVLSGVFEGVTTGTPIGLLIWNQDQRSKDYSHIKDVFRPSHADYTYHAKYGNRDYRGGGRSSARETAARVAGGAVAKQFLNSLGIKFNAYVSEVGDIKVSDDYTTLDFAEVEKNIVRCPDAEKAEAMIELIDQVRKDRDTIGGIVSCVISGVPAGLGEPVFDRLNAELGKAMLSINACKGFEYGSGFAGTKLRGSTHNDAFYADDAGKIRTKTNLSGGIQGGISNGEDIYFRTAFKPVATIMVDQDSIDKDGNEATVSGKGRHDPCVVPRAVPIVEAMSALTIADMVIRAKGNRLDQILDK is encoded by the coding sequence ATGAATACATTTGGAAAAGCATTTCGAATCACAACTTTTGGCGAATCTCATGGCAAAGCTATTGGTGTAACAATAGATGGTTGTCCTGCAGGCGTACAATTTGACTTAGAGGAAATTCAGAATGAATTAGATAGACGTAAACCAGGTCAATCAAAAATTACAACTCAAAGAAAAGAAGCGGATTCTGTAGACGTTCTTTCTGGAGTTTTTGAAGGCGTTACAACTGGAACACCTATTGGATTACTTATTTGGAATCAAGACCAAAGAAGTAAGGATTATTCTCATATTAAAGATGTATTCAGACCTTCTCATGCAGATTATACTTACCATGCAAAATATGGTAATAGAGATTATAGAGGTGGAGGTAGAAGTTCTGCAAGAGAAACTGCAGCAAGAGTTGCAGGTGGAGCAGTAGCAAAACAATTTTTAAATAGCTTAGGAATTAAGTTTAATGCTTATGTTTCTGAAGTAGGTGATATTAAAGTATCTGATGATTATACTACTTTAGATTTTGCTGAAGTAGAAAAAAATATAGTTCGTTGTCCAGATGCTGAAAAGGCAGAAGCAATGATCGAATTAATAGATCAAGTAAGAAAAGATAGAGATACTATTGGAGGTATAGTATCTTGTGTTATTTCTGGTGTACCTGCAGGTTTAGGTGAACCAGTTTTTGATCGTTTAAATGCAGAATTAGGAAAAGCAATGCTAAGTATCAATGCTTGTAAAGGTTTTGAATACGGTAGTGGTTTTGCAGGAACTAAATTAAGAGGTTCTACGCATAATGACGCTTTCTATGCTGATGATGCTGGAAAAATTAGAACAAAAACAAATTTATCAGGAGGTATTCAAGGTGGAATATCTAACGGTGAAGATATTTATTTTCGTACAGCATTTAAGCCTGTTGCTACAATTATGGTAGATCAGGATTCTATTGATAAGGATGGAAATGAAGCTACAGTATCTGGAAAAGGAAGACACGATCCTTGTGTTGTTCCAAGAGCGGTACCAATTGTAGAAGCAATGTCTGCTTTAACTATTGCAGATATGGTTATAAGAGCAAAAGGAAATCGATTAGATCAAATTCTTGATAAATAA
- a CDS encoding SDR family NAD(P)-dependent oxidoreductase, giving the protein MSKTALITGATSGIGKATAELFAEHGIHLIICGRRQDRLDQLKKELKEKVNVHTLSFDVRDKEAVFSKLNSLPDEFKVIDILVNNAGNAHGLSPIQDGNVDDWDAMIDINVKGLLYVSKVIINQMKERKAGHIINIGSIAGKDVYPNGNVYNASKFAVNALNEAMRYDLNEFGIRVGAVHPGLVNTEFSEVRFKGDKEKAENVYKGYDPLYAEDIADIIYFMVSRKRHVNIADLVVYPTAQASATILNKNN; this is encoded by the coding sequence ATGAGTAAGACAGCATTAATCACAGGAGCTACCTCTGGCATTGGTAAAGCAACAGCAGAATTATTTGCAGAGCATGGTATACATTTAATTATTTGTGGTAGAAGACAAGACCGATTAGATCAATTAAAAAAAGAGCTAAAAGAAAAAGTGAATGTACATACTTTGTCTTTTGATGTTAGAGATAAAGAAGCTGTATTTAGTAAACTAAACTCATTACCAGATGAGTTTAAAGTAATAGATATTTTAGTAAACAATGCTGGGAATGCACATGGTTTATCTCCTATTCAAGATGGAAATGTTGATGACTGGGATGCCATGATTGATATTAATGTAAAGGGATTATTGTATGTTTCTAAAGTTATTATTAATCAGATGAAAGAGCGTAAGGCAGGGCATATTATAAATATAGGCTCAATTGCAGGTAAAGATGTTTATCCCAATGGAAATGTTTATAACGCATCAAAATTTGCTGTAAATGCTTTAAACGAAGCAATGCGTTACGACCTTAATGAATTTGGTATTCGAGTTGGTGCTGTTCACCCAGGGTTAGTAAATACAGAATTTTCTGAAGTGCGATTTAAAGGAGATAAAGAAAAAGCAGAGAATGTGTATAAAGGTTACGATCCATTATATGCAGAAGATATTGCTGATATTATCTATTTTATGGTATCAAGAAAACGCCATGTAAATATTGCAGACCTTGTTGTTTACCCAACAGCACAAGCATCTGCAACAATTTTGAATAAAAATAATTAG
- a CDS encoding transposase produces the protein MNDHQEYQYTKRTQKDYSYSFKLQVVDEVERGEIGITAARLKYGIQGHATVRTWIRKYGNLDWDNKSDLKMGKTPEQKLLELEQKVLLLEKQKASLEKQLYVTDKKAIFFDMMIDIAEDEFNIPIRKKSLPKQLTNSKTKKK, from the coding sequence ATGAATGATCATCAAGAATATCAGTACACTAAGCGCACACAAAAAGATTACAGCTACTCTTTTAAATTACAAGTTGTAGATGAAGTGGAACGAGGAGAAATAGGTATAACAGCTGCAAGACTTAAATATGGAATCCAAGGTCATGCTACGGTCCGTACTTGGATAAGAAAGTATGGTAATTTAGATTGGGATAATAAATCTGATTTAAAAATGGGAAAGACACCAGAACAAAAATTATTGGAGCTAGAACAAAAGGTTCTATTATTAGAGAAGCAAAAAGCTTCTTTAGAAAAACAACTCTACGTAACAGATAAAAAAGCAATTTTCTTTGATATGATGATCGATATTGCTGAGGATGAGTTTAATATTCCGATTAGAAAAAAGTCTTTACCCAAGCAGTTGACCAATTCAAAAACGAAGAAAAAATAG
- a CDS encoding STAS domain-containing protein codes for MEYSFFIYDQIINIKLKGDYLGLPKEKILIRDAKIFTRSGNIDFVVDASEVNHMNSGGLSMLVRLYTDISQHKGKMLIISPPEQLTKLLKITKLDKVFQTVTRRGEAMQLLRLNRS; via the coding sequence ATGGAATACAGCTTCTTTATTTATGATCAAATTATAAATATTAAGTTAAAAGGAGATTATTTAGGGTTACCTAAAGAAAAAATTTTAATTCGAGATGCAAAGATTTTCACAAGGTCTGGTAATATTGATTTTGTAGTGGATGCATCAGAGGTAAATCACATGAATAGTGGTGGGTTAAGTATGCTTGTGCGATTGTATACTGACATTTCTCAACATAAAGGAAAAATGTTAATAATATCACCACCTGAACAACTGACAAAGTTGTTAAAGATCACGAAACTAGATAAAGTATTCCAAACAGTAACTAGACGTGGAGAAGCAATGCAATTACTAAGGTTAAACCGTAGTTAA
- a CDS encoding adenylosuccinate synthase, with translation MDILLGMQWGDEGKGKVVDVLAPKYDVVARFQGGPNAGHTLEFDGKKFVLHQIPSGVFQEGTANIIGNGVVLDIRIFREEIEKLEAAGFSIREKILLSKKTHLIIPTHRLLDAAYEKSKGDQKIGSTLKGIGPTYQDKSARVGLRTGDLFAENFQEKYDALKAKHIEILNFYKFDFTEQLPAMEEEFFSAIEFLKKLTFVNSEYFVNDALKAGKKVLAEGAQGSLLDVDFGSYPFVTSSTTFAAGASTGLGVAPNAQKNIFGIFKAYCTRVGSGPFPTELFDQVGEDLQNLGHEFGATTGRQRRCGWLDLPMLKYAVMLNGATELFMMKADVMNTFKEIKICTEYILKDGTTTTEVPYDLEDIKESVYTTLKGWNQEVDVKLPFEQLPTELLEYVKFIEDYIGVPITMVSMGPDREETIMK, from the coding sequence ATGGATATTCTTTTAGGTATGCAGTGGGGAGATGAAGGAAAAGGCAAAGTTGTCGATGTCCTTGCTCCAAAGTATGATGTTGTTGCACGTTTCCAAGGTGGACCCAACGCAGGACATACTTTAGAATTCGATGGTAAGAAGTTTGTACTTCACCAAATTCCTTCAGGTGTTTTCCAAGAGGGAACAGCTAATATTATTGGTAATGGTGTAGTACTTGACATTCGTATTTTCCGCGAAGAAATTGAAAAATTAGAAGCAGCTGGTTTTTCAATTAGAGAAAAAATACTTCTTTCTAAGAAAACACACTTAATTATTCCTACACATAGATTGCTTGATGCTGCCTATGAAAAGAGTAAAGGTGATCAAAAAATTGGTTCTACTTTAAAAGGTATCGGACCAACTTACCAAGATAAGTCTGCACGTGTAGGTTTAAGAACAGGTGATTTATTTGCTGAAAACTTTCAAGAAAAGTACGATGCTTTAAAAGCTAAACACATTGAAATCTTAAACTTCTACAAGTTCGATTTCACTGAGCAATTACCTGCAATGGAAGAAGAATTCTTTAGTGCTATTGAGTTCTTAAAGAAACTTACTTTCGTAAACAGTGAGTACTTTGTAAACGATGCTTTAAAAGCAGGAAAAAAAGTATTAGCAGAAGGTGCTCAAGGTTCTTTACTTGATGTAGATTTTGGTTCGTATCCATTTGTAACAAGTTCTACTACTTTTGCTGCAGGTGCTTCTACTGGTTTAGGTGTTGCTCCAAATGCTCAGAAGAATATCTTTGGTATCTTTAAAGCATACTGTACTCGTGTAGGTTCAGGTCCTTTCCCAACAGAACTTTTTGATCAGGTTGGAGAAGACTTACAAAACTTAGGTCATGAGTTTGGTGCTACTACAGGTCGTCAAAGAAGATGTGGTTGGTTAGATCTTCCTATGCTAAAATATGCAGTAATGCTTAACGGTGCTACTGAATTATTTATGATGAAGGCAGATGTAATGAATACTTTTAAAGAGATCAAAATCTGTACGGAGTATATTCTAAAAGATGGTACTACTACAACAGAAGTACCTTACGATTTAGAAGATATTAAAGAATCTGTTTATACTACGCTAAAAGGATGGAATCAAGAAGTGGATGTAAAGCTTCCATTTGAACAACTTCCAACTGAATTATTAGAGTACGTTAAATTCATCGAAGATTACATTGGTGTTCCTATCACAATGGTTTCTATGGGACCAGATAGAGAGGAAACAATTATGAAGTAA